The Streptomyces spororaveus genome includes a region encoding these proteins:
- a CDS encoding TAXI family TRAP transporter solute-binding subunit, whose product MKHPTRTARLTAPALALTLALAATACAGGKQDDNGAVNNGKGGRLTIATGPTTGVYYQIGGGLADLISDNVNGYRATAATTGASVQNIQGLQAGSYDLAFSLLDTAQDAVQGKGSFDKPQDVEALTRLYPNYTQVLVRTDSGIKSLQDMKGKRISTGAPNSGTEVIARRLLTAAGLDPAKDVTAERLALPESVDAMKDSTIDAIIWSGGLPTGGITDLVTSLKDKVRFLDITAQLPALSSKYGSVYQKGSIPASAYNQPTAVPTIVVPNVLLVRKGFDLELAGKIVSLVYEKKNELEKVNAAATEIDPAQADEVAPIPLNPGAESALKNLAKKP is encoded by the coding sequence ATGAAGCACCCCACGCGCACCGCCCGCCTGACCGCCCCCGCCCTCGCCCTCACGCTCGCACTCGCCGCGACCGCCTGCGCGGGAGGCAAGCAGGACGACAACGGGGCCGTGAACAACGGAAAGGGAGGGCGGCTCACGATCGCAACCGGGCCCACCACCGGCGTCTACTACCAGATCGGGGGCGGACTGGCCGACCTGATCTCCGACAACGTCAACGGCTACCGGGCCACCGCCGCCACCACCGGCGCGTCCGTGCAGAACATCCAGGGCCTCCAGGCCGGAAGCTACGACCTCGCCTTCTCCCTCCTGGACACAGCGCAAGACGCCGTCCAGGGCAAGGGAAGCTTCGACAAGCCACAGGATGTCGAAGCCCTCACCCGCCTGTACCCGAACTACACCCAGGTACTGGTCCGAACAGACTCCGGCATCAAGTCCCTTCAGGACATGAAAGGCAAGAGGATCTCCACCGGAGCACCCAACTCCGGCACCGAGGTCATCGCCAGACGGCTGCTGACAGCCGCCGGGCTGGACCCCGCCAAGGACGTCACGGCGGAACGACTGGCCCTGCCGGAATCTGTGGATGCCATGAAGGACAGCACCATCGACGCAATCATCTGGTCCGGCGGCCTGCCCACCGGCGGCATCACCGACCTCGTCACCAGCCTCAAAGACAAGGTCCGCTTCCTCGACATCACCGCGCAACTGCCCGCCCTGAGCAGCAAGTACGGCAGCGTCTACCAGAAGGGCTCCATCCCTGCCTCCGCGTACAACCAGCCGACGGCCGTCCCTACGATCGTGGTACCCAACGTCCTGCTGGTCAGGAAGGGCTTCGACCTCGAACTCGCCGGAAAGATCGTCAGCCTCGTCTACGAGAAGAAGAACGAACTCGAGAAAGTAAACGCCGCCGCCACCGAAATCGACCCCGCCCAAGCGGACGAGGTGGCCCCCATCCCCTTGAACCCCGGTGCCGAAAGCGCGCTCAAGAACCTGGCCAAGAAGCCCTGA